A single Cnuibacter physcomitrellae DNA region contains:
- a CDS encoding ACP S-malonyltransferase has product MIVVVCPGQGSQTPGFLEPWLADPARADRLAELSEAAGSDLAAHGTVSDADTIRDTSVAQPLIVAAGILTLDALLADGRDARIGGVAGHSVGEITAAYAAGILQAGDAMRFVGARGRAMADAAAITPTGMSAVVGGDTEELLALFAEVGVSPANYNGGGQIVVAGTPEALAALAERAPRGVRVIPLQVAGAFHTQYMAPAVETLAGVAAELTPSDPDTTIWTNRDGSIVTSGSDFVDLLVGQVSSPVRWDLCMEAFAAAGVTGLIEVAPAGALTGLAKRGLKGVPTVAVKTPDDLTAAFELIDQDA; this is encoded by the coding sequence GTGATCGTCGTCGTCTGCCCTGGTCAGGGCTCACAGACCCCCGGGTTCCTCGAGCCGTGGCTCGCCGATCCCGCTCGTGCCGATCGTCTCGCCGAGCTCTCCGAGGCGGCCGGGTCCGACCTGGCCGCGCACGGCACGGTGAGCGACGCCGACACGATCCGCGACACCTCGGTGGCACAGCCCCTCATCGTCGCGGCCGGCATCCTCACGCTCGACGCACTCCTCGCCGACGGGCGTGACGCGCGGATCGGCGGTGTGGCCGGTCACTCGGTGGGCGAGATCACCGCGGCGTATGCGGCGGGCATCCTCCAGGCGGGAGACGCGATGCGCTTCGTCGGCGCCCGCGGTCGCGCGATGGCCGACGCCGCCGCGATCACCCCGACCGGCATGAGCGCGGTCGTCGGCGGCGACACCGAGGAGCTGCTCGCGCTCTTCGCCGAGGTCGGCGTCTCCCCCGCCAACTACAACGGCGGCGGCCAGATCGTCGTGGCCGGCACCCCCGAGGCCCTGGCGGCGCTCGCCGAGCGCGCCCCGCGCGGCGTCCGCGTGATCCCGCTCCAGGTGGCCGGCGCCTTCCACACGCAGTACATGGCTCCCGCGGTCGAGACCCTGGCGGGGGTCGCCGCAGAGCTCACGCCGAGCGACCCCGACACCACGATCTGGACGAACCGCGACGGCTCGATCGTCACGAGCGGCTCCGACTTCGTCGACCTCCTCGTGGGCCAGGTGTCCTCCCCCGTCCGCTGGGACCTCTGCATGGAGGCGTTCGCCGCCGCCGGCGTCACCGGTCTCATCGAAGTGGCCCCGGCCGGCGCCCTCACGGGGCTCGCCAAGCGCGGGCTCAAGGGTGTGCCCACGGTCGCGGTGAAGACACCCGACGACCTCACCGCAGCCTTCGAGCTGATCGACCAGGACGCCTGA
- a CDS encoding beta-ketoacyl-[acyl-carrier-protein] synthase family protein, protein MGTKKIVVTGIGATSPLGGTAEESWQNLLKGESGASPLEQEWVARLELPVTFAAQARVQPTEVLERVESKRLDPATQFAVIAARAAWADAGSPDVVPERFGVDWATGIGGVWTLLDAWDTLRERGPRRVLPMTVPMLMPNAGAAAIEMSLGARAGARTVVSACASSTESVVNAYEHLQAGYADIIIAGGAEAAIHPLPLASFASMQALSKQNDSPATASRPYDVNRDGFVLGEGAAALVLETEEHALARGAKIYAELLGGAVTSDAFHITAPDPEGSAAARAMIAAVESSGLTLDDVAHINAHATSTPVGDIAEYKALLHVFGDRLASIPVSATKASTGHLLGGAGAIEAIFTVKALQERTAPPTINLTEQDPEIALDVVREPRALPEGDLVAISNSFGFGGHNAVVAFRSV, encoded by the coding sequence ATGGGCACCAAGAAGATCGTCGTCACTGGCATCGGAGCCACCTCTCCGCTCGGCGGCACCGCCGAGGAGAGCTGGCAGAACCTCCTCAAGGGAGAGTCGGGGGCCTCCCCGCTCGAGCAGGAGTGGGTCGCCAGGCTCGAGCTCCCGGTCACCTTCGCCGCCCAGGCGCGCGTGCAGCCCACCGAGGTGCTGGAGCGGGTGGAGTCCAAGCGTCTCGACCCCGCCACCCAGTTCGCCGTCATCGCCGCCCGGGCGGCCTGGGCGGATGCCGGCTCTCCGGACGTCGTCCCCGAGCGCTTCGGCGTCGACTGGGCCACCGGCATCGGGGGCGTCTGGACCCTGCTCGACGCGTGGGACACGCTGCGCGAGCGCGGTCCCCGACGGGTGCTGCCGATGACCGTGCCCATGCTCATGCCGAACGCCGGGGCTGCCGCGATCGAGATGTCCCTCGGCGCCCGTGCCGGAGCGCGGACCGTCGTCTCCGCCTGCGCCTCGAGCACCGAGTCCGTCGTCAACGCGTACGAGCACCTGCAGGCCGGCTACGCCGACATCATCATCGCGGGTGGTGCCGAGGCGGCGATCCACCCGCTGCCGCTCGCGTCCTTCGCCTCGATGCAGGCGCTCTCGAAGCAGAACGACTCCCCCGCGACCGCCTCGCGTCCGTACGACGTGAACCGCGACGGCTTCGTGCTCGGTGAGGGTGCCGCGGCTCTCGTGCTCGAGACCGAGGAGCACGCGCTCGCCCGCGGCGCGAAGATCTACGCCGAGCTGCTCGGCGGTGCCGTGACGAGCGACGCCTTCCACATCACCGCACCCGACCCCGAGGGATCGGCCGCCGCCCGCGCGATGATCGCCGCCGTGGAGTCGTCCGGCCTCACGCTCGACGACGTGGCGCACATCAACGCTCACGCCACGAGCACGCCCGTCGGCGACATCGCCGAGTACAAGGCGCTGCTGCACGTTTTCGGTGATCGGCTGGCCTCCATCCCGGTGTCGGCCACGAAGGCGTCCACGGGCCACCTGCTCGGCGGCGCCGGCGCCATCGAGGCGATCTTCACCGTGAAGGCCCTTCAGGAGCGCACCGCTCCGCCGACCATCAACCTCACGGAGCAGGACCCGGAGATCGCCCTCGACGTCGTGCGCGAGCCGCGCGCGCTGCCCGAGGGAGACCTGGTCGCGATCAGCAACTCGTTCGGCTTCGGCGGCCACAACGCCGTCGTCGCCTTCCGCTCGGTCTGA
- a CDS encoding acyl carrier protein: MALSNEEVLAGLAELINDETGIATDTVELDKSFTDDLDIDSISMMTIVVNAEEKFDVKIPDEEVKNLKTVGDAVTFIVSAQA, encoded by the coding sequence ATGGCATTGTCCAACGAAGAAGTGCTGGCCGGCCTGGCCGAGCTCATCAACGACGAGACCGGCATCGCGACCGACACGGTGGAGCTGGACAAGTCGTTCACCGACGACCTCGACATCGACTCGATCTCGATGATGACGATCGTCGTCAACGCCGAGGAGAAGTTCGACGTCAAGATCCCGGACGAAGAGGTCAAGAACCTCAAGACCGTCGGCGACGCCGTCACCTTCATCGTCTCGGCCCAGGCCTGA
- a CDS encoding PucR family transcriptional regulator, with protein sequence MARTKEQTLAWLRTIQGELSTATIKRLDATLPWYGDMPPGRRSAVGLVAQAGIKSFIQWYDDPTTTTWIAADVFGSAPRELLRSVSLQQTLQLIRVVVEVVEDRVTVSDPSLREAMLLYSREIAFAAADVYARAAEARGLWDARLEALVVDSILSGEYDDELPSRIAALGWHGHGEVSVLVGTTPRILDVDQLRRTARHLDADVLIGVQGKRLVLVIGRSHPAAELEADDSEVQSGSAHLTFLEIAARLEPGFGPGHLVLGHEVSSLVDASRSAKAALAGFAVAKAWRNAPRPMLADDLLPERALAGDPLARSTLVNRVYRPLQDQSPELMATLWCYLDNGRSLEATARELFVHPNTVRYRLKRVTQVIGWDATGAREALILQSALILGSMHDHDGAPRR encoded by the coding sequence GTGGCTAGGACCAAGGAGCAGACCCTGGCCTGGCTCCGCACGATCCAGGGTGAGCTGTCGACCGCGACGATCAAGCGCCTCGACGCGACACTCCCCTGGTACGGCGACATGCCTCCGGGCCGGCGCTCCGCCGTGGGCCTCGTGGCCCAGGCGGGCATCAAGTCGTTCATCCAGTGGTACGACGACCCCACGACGACGACGTGGATCGCGGCCGACGTCTTCGGCTCCGCCCCGCGCGAGCTGCTGCGCTCGGTCAGCCTGCAGCAGACGCTGCAGCTGATCCGCGTGGTCGTCGAGGTCGTCGAGGACCGCGTCACGGTGAGCGACCCGTCGCTCCGCGAAGCCATGCTGCTGTACTCGCGCGAGATCGCGTTCGCCGCGGCCGACGTCTACGCCCGTGCCGCCGAGGCGCGGGGGCTCTGGGACGCTCGGCTCGAGGCGCTCGTCGTCGACTCGATCCTGTCGGGCGAGTACGACGACGAGCTGCCCAGCCGGATCGCGGCGCTCGGCTGGCACGGACACGGCGAGGTGAGCGTGCTGGTCGGCACGACCCCGCGCATCCTCGACGTCGACCAGCTGCGCCGCACGGCGCGCCACCTCGACGCCGACGTGCTCATCGGCGTGCAGGGCAAGCGCCTGGTGCTGGTGATCGGGCGCTCGCACCCCGCGGCGGAGCTCGAGGCCGACGACAGCGAGGTGCAGTCGGGCAGCGCCCACCTCACCTTCCTCGAGATCGCGGCACGCCTCGAGCCGGGCTTCGGGCCCGGTCATCTCGTGCTCGGTCACGAGGTGTCGAGCCTCGTCGACGCCTCGCGCAGCGCGAAGGCCGCCCTCGCCGGGTTCGCCGTCGCGAAGGCGTGGCGGAACGCGCCGCGCCCGATGCTCGCCGACGACCTGCTGCCCGAACGGGCGCTGGCCGGCGACCCGCTCGCGCGATCCACCCTCGTGAATCGCGTCTACCGTCCGCTCCAGGACCAGTCGCCGGAGCTCATGGCGACGCTGTGGTGCTACCTCGACAACGGACGATCGCTGGAGGCGACCGCCCGTGAGCTGTTCGTGCACCCGAACACGGTCCGGTACCGCCTCAAGCGCGTCACGCAGGTGATCGGCTGGGATGCGACCGGCGCCCGGGAGGCTCTCATCCTGCAGTCGGCCCTGATCCTCGGCTCGATGCACGACCACGACGGGGCTCCCCGTCGCTGA
- a CDS encoding DUF3145 domain-containing protein yields MASTVTRGVIYVHSAPRALCPHVEWAAGRAIGRAVNFSWSEQPALRGAQRAEFFWEGEPGTGAALASALRGWEHLRYEVTEEASSGTDGGRWMHTPDLGIYYAQVDSAGNTVVSEDRIRGAMEIAGTNALELHRELRLALGQAWDEELEPFRYASDMSPVVWLHRVG; encoded by the coding sequence ATGGCGTCCACCGTCACGCGCGGAGTGATCTACGTCCACTCTGCGCCACGCGCGCTGTGTCCCCACGTCGAGTGGGCGGCAGGGCGCGCCATCGGCCGTGCCGTGAACTTCTCCTGGAGTGAGCAGCCGGCGCTTCGTGGTGCGCAGAGGGCGGAGTTCTTCTGGGAGGGCGAGCCCGGCACCGGCGCTGCTCTCGCGTCCGCCCTTCGCGGCTGGGAGCACCTGCGCTACGAGGTGACCGAGGAGGCGTCGAGCGGGACCGACGGCGGCCGCTGGATGCACACCCCAGACCTCGGGATCTACTACGCCCAGGTCGACAGCGCGGGCAACACCGTGGTGTCGGAGGACCGCATCCGCGGTGCCATGGAGATCGCGGGCACCAACGCGCTCGAGCTGCACCGCGAGCTGCGTCTCGCCCTGGGTCAGGCCTGGGACGAGGAGCTCGAGCCCTTCCGCTACGCCAGCGACATGTCCCCGGTCGTCTGGCTCCACCGCGTCGGCTGA
- a CDS encoding beta-ketoacyl-ACP synthase III, which produces MTTLKTVRGPEFTRILSIGASRGDLTVPNDDLVGPIDSSDEWIRQRTGIIERKRASHDVLAADLAEAASKEAIERAGITPDRVGAVLVSTISNPVITPSLATQLAKRIGAPKAAAYDISAACAGYAYGIAQADALIRAGLAEYVLVVGAEKLSEYVDPTDRSISFLLGDGAGAAIVGPSETPGIGASIWGSDADKYDEIHMTGTTTGFRDGEVEWPTLRQNGQAVFRWAVWEMAKVAQQALDAAGVSASDLAAFIPHQANMRIIDEFAKQLGIGPDTIVARDIETTGNTSAASIPLATHRLLEEHPELSGGLALQIGFGAGLVFGAQVVVLP; this is translated from the coding sequence ATGACGACCCTGAAGACCGTCCGCGGACCGGAGTTCACCCGCATCCTCTCGATCGGCGCCTCGCGCGGCGATCTCACGGTGCCCAACGACGACCTGGTCGGGCCGATCGACTCGTCCGACGAGTGGATCCGCCAGCGCACCGGGATCATCGAGCGCAAGCGCGCCTCGCACGACGTCCTGGCCGCCGACCTCGCGGAGGCCGCCTCGAAGGAGGCGATCGAGCGCGCCGGGATCACCCCCGACCGTGTCGGAGCGGTGCTGGTGTCCACGATCAGCAACCCCGTCATCACCCCGTCGCTGGCCACCCAGCTCGCGAAGCGGATCGGCGCGCCGAAGGCCGCCGCCTACGACATCAGCGCGGCCTGCGCCGGCTACGCCTACGGCATCGCCCAGGCCGACGCCCTCATCCGCGCGGGTCTCGCCGAGTACGTGCTCGTCGTGGGCGCCGAGAAGCTCTCCGAGTACGTCGACCCCACCGACCGGTCGATCTCGTTCCTCCTCGGCGACGGCGCCGGCGCCGCGATCGTGGGGCCGAGCGAGACGCCGGGCATCGGCGCGTCGATCTGGGGCTCGGACGCCGACAAGTACGACGAGATCCACATGACCGGCACCACGACCGGGTTCCGGGACGGCGAGGTCGAGTGGCCGACGCTCCGACAGAACGGCCAGGCGGTCTTCCGCTGGGCGGTGTGGGAGATGGCGAAGGTCGCCCAGCAGGCGCTCGATGCCGCCGGCGTCTCCGCGTCCGACCTCGCCGCCTTCATCCCCCACCAGGCGAACATGCGCATCATCGACGAGTTCGCCAAGCAGCTCGGCATCGGCCCGGACACGATCGTCGCCCGCGACATCGAGACCACAGGGAACACCTCGGCGGCGTCCATCCCGCTCGCGACCCACCGGCTTCTCGAGGAGCACCCCGAGCTGTCGGGGGGCCTCGCGCTCCAGATCGGCTTCGGCGCGGGCCTCGTGTTCGGCGCCCAGGTCGTCGTCCTGCCCTGA
- the aceE gene encoding pyruvate dehydrogenase (acetyl-transferring), homodimeric type: MTVNDQDPYSAGHIDSDPEETAEWAQSLDALVEAQGHGRAREIMLSLLKRSKELHLNVPMVPTTDYINTIAPENEPEFPGDEEVERRYRAWLRWNAAMLVHRAQRPGIAVGGHISTYASSAALYEVGFNHFFRGPDHAGGGDQVFFQGHASPGMYARAFLEGRLSADQLDGFRQEKSHAPNGLSSYPHPRLMPDFWQFPTVSMGLGPINAIYQAQLNKYLTNRGIKDASDQHVWAFLGDGEMDEVESRGQLQVAANEGLDNLTFVVNCNLQRLDGPVRGNGKIIQELESFFRGAGWNVIKVIWGREWDDLLARDADGALLNLMNTTPDGDFQTYKAESGAYVRENFFGRDARALKLVEGYSDDQIWGLRRGGHDYRKVYAAFKAATEHKGQPTVILAHTIKGYGLGPAFEGRNATHQMKKMTLDNLKTFRDSWRIPISDAQLEENPYLPPYYHPGDDDPAIQYLHERRRQLGGFLPERRSNHTAISLPDDSAYQTLKKGSGHQEIATTMAFVRLLKDLTRAKDFGNRIVPIIPDEARTFGMDAFFPSNKIYNPAGQTYTSVDRELLLAYKESPQGQIIHVGINEAGASAAFTAVGTSYATQGEPLIPIYVFYSMFGFQRTGDAIWAAGDQMARGFIIGATAGRTTLTGEGLQHADGHSILLASTNPAVVSYDPAYGYEINHIVRAGLERMYGGQHEDPNVMYYLTVYNEPLVQPAEPEGVDVDGILRGIHHLKAGAVEGPKAQILASGVGVPWALEAQELLANDWGVSADVWSVTSWTELRRDGLRAEEHNFLHPDEEKRTAYLTDKLSGSAGPFLGVSDFMHAVPDQIRQFVPGDYATLGADDFGFSDTRPAARRFFKIDGPSIVVRVLEQLAARGEVDQNAPSWAIQRYDLHNVNAGTSGSAGGES; the protein is encoded by the coding sequence GTGACTGTCAACGACCAGGACCCGTATTCGGCGGGACACATCGACTCCGATCCTGAAGAGACAGCAGAGTGGGCGCAGTCGCTCGACGCGCTGGTCGAGGCGCAGGGGCACGGTCGGGCTCGCGAGATCATGCTCAGCCTGCTCAAGCGCTCCAAGGAGCTCCACCTCAACGTCCCGATGGTCCCGACCACGGACTACATCAACACCATCGCCCCCGAGAACGAGCCCGAGTTCCCCGGCGACGAGGAGGTCGAGCGGCGCTACCGCGCCTGGCTGCGCTGGAACGCCGCCATGCTGGTGCACCGCGCACAGCGCCCCGGCATCGCCGTCGGCGGCCACATCTCGACCTACGCCTCGAGCGCCGCCCTCTACGAGGTCGGGTTCAACCACTTCTTCCGCGGCCCCGACCACGCGGGCGGCGGCGACCAGGTCTTCTTCCAGGGCCATGCCTCCCCCGGCATGTACGCGCGCGCCTTCCTCGAGGGTCGCCTCAGCGCCGACCAGCTCGACGGCTTCCGCCAGGAGAAGTCGCACGCCCCGAACGGCCTCTCGTCGTACCCGCACCCGCGGCTCATGCCCGACTTCTGGCAGTTCCCCACGGTGTCGATGGGCCTGGGGCCGATCAACGCGATCTATCAGGCCCAGCTCAACAAGTACCTCACCAACCGCGGCATCAAGGACGCGTCCGACCAGCACGTGTGGGCGTTCCTCGGCGACGGCGAGATGGACGAGGTCGAGTCGCGCGGACAGCTCCAGGTAGCCGCCAACGAGGGCCTCGACAACCTGACCTTCGTCGTCAACTGCAACCTGCAGCGCCTCGACGGCCCGGTCCGCGGCAACGGCAAGATCATCCAGGAGCTGGAGAGCTTCTTCCGCGGCGCGGGCTGGAACGTCATCAAGGTGATCTGGGGCCGCGAGTGGGACGACCTGCTCGCCCGCGACGCCGACGGCGCCCTCCTCAACCTCATGAACACGACCCCCGACGGCGACTTCCAGACCTACAAGGCCGAGTCGGGCGCGTACGTGCGCGAGAACTTCTTCGGCCGCGACGCCCGCGCGCTCAAGCTCGTCGAGGGGTACTCCGACGACCAGATCTGGGGTCTGCGCCGCGGTGGCCACGACTACCGCAAGGTCTACGCCGCCTTCAAGGCCGCGACCGAGCACAAGGGCCAGCCCACCGTCATCCTCGCCCACACCATCAAGGGCTACGGCCTCGGTCCGGCGTTCGAGGGTCGCAACGCGACCCACCAGATGAAGAAGATGACGCTCGACAACCTCAAGACGTTCCGCGACAGCTGGCGCATCCCCATCTCGGACGCCCAGCTCGAGGAGAACCCGTACCTCCCGCCGTACTACCACCCCGGCGACGACGACCCGGCGATCCAGTACCTGCACGAGCGTCGCCGCCAGCTCGGCGGCTTCCTCCCGGAGCGCCGGTCGAACCACACGGCGATCTCGCTGCCCGACGACTCGGCGTACCAGACGCTCAAGAAGGGCTCGGGTCACCAGGAGATCGCCACGACGATGGCGTTCGTCCGTCTGCTGAAGGACCTGACGCGGGCGAAGGACTTCGGCAACCGCATCGTCCCGATCATCCCGGATGAGGCGCGCACCTTCGGCATGGACGCGTTCTTCCCGAGCAACAAGATCTACAACCCGGCCGGTCAGACGTACACCTCGGTCGACCGCGAGCTGCTCCTGGCCTACAAGGAGAGCCCCCAGGGTCAGATCATCCACGTCGGCATCAACGAGGCCGGTGCGAGCGCCGCCTTCACCGCCGTCGGGACCTCCTACGCCACCCAGGGCGAGCCCCTCATCCCGATCTACGTGTTCTACTCGATGTTCGGGTTCCAGCGCACGGGCGACGCCATCTGGGCGGCGGGCGACCAGATGGCGCGCGGCTTCATCATCGGCGCCACCGCGGGGCGGACCACGCTGACCGGTGAGGGCCTGCAGCACGCCGACGGCCACTCGATCCTCCTGGCCTCGACGAACCCCGCGGTGGTCTCCTACGACCCGGCCTACGGGTACGAGATCAACCACATCGTGCGCGCCGGTCTCGAGCGGATGTACGGCGGACAGCACGAGGACCCGAACGTCATGTACTACCTCACGGTGTACAACGAGCCTCTGGTCCAGCCGGCCGAGCCGGAGGGGGTCGACGTCGACGGCATCCTCCGCGGCATCCACCACCTCAAGGCGGGCGCGGTCGAGGGGCCGAAGGCGCAGATCCTGGCCTCCGGCGTCGGCGTCCCGTGGGCGCTCGAGGCTCAGGAGCTCCTGGCGAACGACTGGGGCGTCTCGGCCGACGTGTGGAGCGTCACCTCGTGGACCGAGCTGCGTCGCGACGGGCTGCGGGCGGAGGAGCACAACTTCCTCCACCCCGACGAGGAGAAGCGCACCGCGTACCTCACCGACAAGCTGTCCGGCTCGGCGGGCCCGTTCCTCGGCGTGAGCGACTTCATGCACGCTGTGCCCGACCAGATCCGCCAGTTCGTCCCCGGCGACTACGCCACGCTCGGCGCCGACGACTTCGGCTTCTCCGACACCCGTCCGGCGGCCCGTCGCTTCTTCAAGATCGACGGACCCTCGATCGTGGTGCGCGTGCTCGAGCAGCTCGCGGCGCGCGGCGAGGTCGACCAGAACGCCCCGTCGTGGGCGATCCAGCGGTACGACCTCCACAACGTCAACGCGGGCACGTCGGGCTCGGCCGGCGGCGAGAGCTGA
- a CDS encoding PadR family transcriptional regulator → MSIRAGILGVLIEQDAYGLQIHGELEERTARVGRINVGQIYSTLDRLVTSGSVTPGDPTDDGLPRYRITQAGREEFDAWLDSLDPDAASAWNDTVFMVLLVASLPSQDTSGVLDRAEAVWRAAADRTGSALPDRARALLAGAALDWLAAARSEAPSLPRPLSDLRPRRGRRPGATPQGERHEAGERAL, encoded by the coding sequence ATGTCGATCCGCGCGGGCATCCTGGGCGTGCTCATCGAGCAGGACGCCTACGGGCTGCAGATCCACGGCGAGCTCGAGGAGCGCACCGCCCGGGTCGGGCGCATCAACGTCGGCCAGATCTACTCGACCCTCGATCGCCTCGTCACCTCCGGGTCGGTGACCCCGGGCGATCCCACCGACGACGGACTCCCCCGCTATCGGATCACCCAGGCCGGCCGCGAGGAGTTCGACGCCTGGCTCGACTCCCTCGATCCCGACGCCGCCTCCGCCTGGAACGACACCGTGTTCATGGTGCTGCTGGTGGCGAGCCTCCCGTCGCAGGACACCTCGGGCGTCCTCGATCGAGCCGAGGCGGTCTGGCGCGCCGCAGCCGACCGGACGGGGTCGGCACTGCCGGACAGGGCCAGGGCGCTCCTCGCCGGCGCCGCCCTCGACTGGCTCGCTGCGGCCCGGAGCGAGGCGCCGTCACTGCCGCGACCGCTCAGCGACCTCCGTCCCCGTCGCGGCCGACGTCCGGGCGCGACGCCACAAGGAGAGCGGCACGAAGCGGGCGAGCGCGCGCTCTGA